The Lepeophtheirus salmonis chromosome 1, UVic_Lsal_1.4, whole genome shotgun sequence genome has a segment encoding these proteins:
- the LOC121131832 gene encoding uncharacterized protein, whose product MNPLFIVLFATACVAVPTNYYPAGPHAGPYAAHHAAPYAAYHAAPYAVPAPITKVHQGPGSTSVHQAPAQVSEQVHLGQTSYVANVHHEIIKPPAPHFPIAVSKVLKPKTTINPVVSKTVTETHVVNKPVPVEKKVEVPYDVPVYETVIKEVEQPYAVPKHVEIPVPTPVLGKPIIKEVVGAPIVKNVHTAVHHGIGYTAGYAGHGYAAGYAGHGYPAGYAGHGYAGHGYAAGYPAGYAGHGYAAGYPAGYAGHGYAAGYPAGYAGHGYAAEYPAVHGYPAAADRPAEE is encoded by the exons atgaatcctcTATTCATCGTTTTGTTTGCCACTGCATGTGTTGCAGTCCCAACCAACTACTATCCAGCTGGTCCCCACGCAGGTCCCTACGCTGCTCACCATGCCGCTCCCTACGCTGCTTACCACGCTGCTCCCTATGCCGTACCTGCTCCCATCACCAAGGTTCACCAAGGACCTGGATCCACTTCTGTTCATCAAGCCCCAGCACAA gttAGCGAGCAAGTTCATTTGGGACAAACTTCCTATGTTGCCAATGTTCACCACGAAATCATCAAGCCCCCAGCACCTCACTTCCCCATTGCTGTTTCCAAGGTCTTGAAGCCCAAAACTACCATCAACCCTGTTGTTTCCAAGACTGTCACTGAAACACATGTCGTCAACAAGCCTGTTCCTGTTGAGAAGAAGGTCGAGGTCCCTTATGACGTCCCCGTCTACGAAACTGTCATCAAGGAGGTTGAGCAACCCTATGCTGTCCCCAAGCACGTTGAAATCCCTGTCCCAACTCCAGTTCTTGGAAAGCCCATCATAAAGGAAGTCGTAGGAGCTCCCATTGTCAAGAATGTCCACACCGCTGTCCACCACGGAATCGGATACACTGCCGGATACGCTGGTCACGGATACGCTGCCGGATATGCTGGTCATGGATACCCTGCTGGATATGCTGGTCATGGTTATGCTGGTCATGGTTATGCTGCCGGATACCCTGCTGGATATGCTGGTCATGGTTATGCCGCCGGATACCCTGCTGGATATGCTGGTCATGGTTATGCCGCTGGATACCCTGCTGGATATGCTGGTCATGGTTATGCCGCTGAATACCCTGCTGTCCATGGTTACCCCGCTGCAGCTGACAGGCCAGCTGAAGaataa